From candidate division KSB1 bacterium, a single genomic window includes:
- a CDS encoding HD domain-containing protein has protein sequence MSKAVTLEEVKSDPQVHAYIKRADENLAVIGYTEHGPRHCSLVAKRAYETLTKLGVPYREAELSAIAGYLHDVGNVFNRFNHPYTGAVLAHTMLKDLGMDMDEITAIVAAIGNHDDDGWEPVSKVSAGLILADKSDVHRSRVRNPDMIKFDIHDRVNYAVNKSILEIDSPNTTISLALTIDLDISSVMEYFEIFLNRMLYCKRAANFLGYQFRLVVNENILL, from the coding sequence ATGTCAAAAGCAGTAACTTTAGAAGAAGTTAAATCAGACCCACAGGTACATGCCTACATAAAAAGGGCAGATGAGAATTTAGCTGTCATTGGTTATACTGAACACGGCCCACGGCATTGTAGTTTAGTAGCCAAAAGAGCATATGAGACTTTGACAAAATTGGGTGTGCCGTACCGAGAGGCCGAGTTGTCGGCTATTGCAGGTTATCTTCACGATGTAGGAAATGTTTTTAATCGCTTTAATCATCCCTATACGGGAGCGGTATTGGCGCATACGATGCTAAAAGATCTCGGCATGGATATGGACGAAATTACCGCAATTGTGGCTGCAATCGGGAATCATGACGACGATGGCTGGGAGCCGGTGAGCAAAGTCTCCGCAGGACTGATCCTTGCGGATAAATCAGATGTTCATCGTTCACGCGTGCGAAACCCCGACATGATTAAATTTGATATTCATGACCGGGTGAATTATGCCGTCAATAAATCTATTCTGGAAATCGATAGCCCCAACACAACAATATCATTGGCGTTAACAATTGATTTGGATATTTCCTCGGTTATGGAATATTTTGAGATTTTTCTTAATCGAATGCTTTACTGTAAACGGGCAGCTAATTTTCTCGGTTATCAATTTAGGCTTGTTGTTAACGAAAATATTTTATTGTAA